In one Ornithorhynchus anatinus isolate Pmale09 chromosome 19, mOrnAna1.pri.v4, whole genome shotgun sequence genomic region, the following are encoded:
- the NT5E gene encoding LOW QUALITY PROTEIN: 5'-nucleotidase (The sequence of the model RefSeq protein was modified relative to this genomic sequence to represent the inferred CDS: inserted 2 bases in 2 codons; deleted 1 base in 1 codon; substituted 2 bases at 2 genomic stop codons) — protein sequence MAEGEGAPGPRPPFPLLLPVLLLCQAAAGASWELTLLHTNDLHSRLEPTSVESGKCQGPPRACFGGVARLATQVGRLRQAHPNVLLLDAGDQYQGTIWFTVYKGVEVAHFMNALRYDAMALGNPRIXQRWWTVLLEPLLKKANFSILSANIKARGTLAPRITGFYHPYKILNVGSEKVGVVGYTSRETPVLSNPGRDLEFEDEITALQPQVDKLKTLGVNKIIALGHSGFEMDKLIAQKVRGVDVVIGGHTNTFLYTGTPPSIEVPAGAYPFIVTSEDGRRVPVVQAYAFGKYLGHLQVVFDEAGNVISSSGNPILLNDSIPEDPSIKAELDKWKVMLTNYSSQELGRTAVFLNGSTQSCRFEECNLGNLICDAMIHNNLKHPDELRWNHVSMCIMNGGGIRASISEKNNGVIHDEVLTSVLPFGGPRSIWWNSNGSTLLKAFEHSVHRYAGGSKGEFLQARGXFLPPGIHVEYALSRPPGXRVAKIEVLCTKCRVPRYEPLKLDDVLQSGPARFLAQGGDNFQMIKDGLLKHDSGDEDLNVVSQYISKMEVIYPAVEGRIXFSAGTWLQGNLILVSLLFGAVTPDFSQIKGASPFPPAETVPN from the exons ATGGCCGAGGGCGAGGGGGCACCGGGGCCccggcctccttttcctctgctgctgccCGTCCTGCTGCTGTGCCAGGCCGCGGCCGGTGCCAGCTGGGAGCTGACCCTGCTGCACACCAACGACCTGCACAGCCGGCTGGAGCCCACCAGCGTCGAGTCGGGCAAGTGCCAGGGGCCCCCCCGGGCCTGCTTCGGGGGCGTGGCCCGCTTGGCCACCCAGGTGGGCAGACTCCGCCAGGCTCACCCCAACGTGCTGCTGCTGGACGCCGGGGACCAGTACCAGGGCACCATCTGGTTCACCGTCTACAAGGGCGTCGAGGTGGCCCACTTCATGAACGCCCTGCGCTACGATGCCATG gccttaggAAACCCACGAATTTGACAACGGTGGTGGACGGTCTTGTTGGAACCACTGCTCAAGAAGGCGAACTTTTCCATTCTGAGTGCCAACATCAAAGCCAGGGGTACACTGGCCCCTCGCATCACCGGATTCTACCATCCGTACAAGATCCTCAATGTG GGATCAGAGAAGGTGGGCGTGGTGGGCTACACCTCCAGGGAGACCCCCGTACTTTCAAACCCAG GAAGGGATTTGGAGTTTGAGGATGAAATCACAGCACTGCAGCCCCAAGTGGATAAGCTCAAGACCCTCGGGGTGAACAAAATCATCGCCCTGGGCCACTCAGGCTTCGAAATGGACAAGCTGATCGCCCAGAAAGTGAGAGGAGTCGACGTGGTCATCGGGGGACACACAAACACGTTTCTATATACCG GAACTCCGCCATCCATCGAGGTCCCAGCTGGAGCTTATCCTTTCATCGTCACGTCGGAAGACGGCCGCCGTGTCCCGGTGGTCCAGGCTTATGCATTTGGAAAATATCTTGGGCATCTGCAAGTCGTATTTGATGAGGCCGGAAATGTCATCTCATCTTCGGGAAACCCCATCCTTCTCAATGACAGCATCCCCGAAG ACCCAAGCATTAAAGCAGAACTGGACAAGTGGAAGGTCATGTTGACAAACTACTCTTCCCAGGAGTTGGGGAGAACTGCTGTTTTCTTGAATGGCAGCACACAATCCTGCCGGTTTGAAGAGTGCAACTTGGGGAATCTGATATGCGATGCTATG ATTCACAACAATCTCAAACACCCAGACGAGCTGAGGTGGAACCACGTTTCCATGTGCATCATGAATGGAGGCGGCATTCGGGCATCCATTAGTGAAAAGAACAATG GCGTAATCCACGATGAGGTGCTGACATCGGTGCTGCCCTTTGGGGGGCCACGTTCGATCTGGTGGAACTCAAACGGCTCCACCTTGCTGAAAGCCTTTGAACACAGCGTGCATCGCTACGCGGGCGGCTCCAAGGGCGAGTTCCTGCAGGCTCGGGGGTAA TTCCTCCCTCCAGGTATCCACGTGGAGTACGCCCTTTCCAGGCCCCCTG ACAGGGTGGCTAAGATTGAGGTCCTTTGTACCAAGTGCCGCGTGCCCCGTTACGAGCCCCTGAAACTGGACGATGTTTTACAAAGTGGTCCTGCCCGCTTCCTGGCCCAGGGCGGCGACAATTTCCAGATGATTAAAGACGGGTTACTCAAGCATGATTCCG GTGATGAAGATCTCAACGTGGTGTCCCAATACATCTCCAAAATGGAAGTCATTTATCCAGCTGTCGAAGGAAGGA AATTTTCTGCTGGCACTTGGCTCCAAGGAAACCTTATCCTCGTGTCTCTGCTCTTTGGGGCCGTGACCCCTGATTTTTCACAGATAAAAggagcctcccccttcccacctgctGAGACGGTCCCCAACTAA